One Paenibacillus crassostreae DNA segment encodes these proteins:
- a CDS encoding endonuclease MutS2 translates to MDKVTLSMLEYDRMKESIMAYAVSYAGRKRITELQPMDQMRAIQRAMEETDEARALLEKGASIPLPSLEGVDYVISLLNTGYMFTEHDFMAVYTFLNSCSQLKKYMASKGDIAPVISTYASSLDELTKVRSEIERCIEYGRVSDQASKNLERVRKKIVVIKERIQKKIATILSKHQAILQENLVSVRNGRYVIPVKKEYHKLVKGVVLDQSTSGQTVYMEPDEISDLQVEMNMLEAEEAREEGIVLHGLTLLLEADATAIKLNIEITGTYDFIIAKAKYARSIGGVAVQLNDRGLISIHGAKHPLLLQKMIPLSVEMGQGYRSLIITGPNTGGKTVALKTLGLLTLMVQSGMLVPVEPGSMFAVFSNVMTVIGDGQSIEQSLSTFSAQIQRITHMVRIADRSTLLLIDELAAGTDPGEGMALSIAILEELNRRGACMMVTTHFNELKSFASRTAGFQNARMEFDVETLEPLYRLTIGESGQSYAIEIAQKLGMASIIVDRSRDIVTKQRSSISEDWRQHMFIEDHANASDGANEANFDTTSVTIDKTNPDNPKKPPTPSVKFQVGDSVYASNLGRTGIVYRQEDAMGMVGVMIQKQRFQVNKKRLQLFLEKGELYPDDYDLDIIFDSKENRKKRKVMGRKHIEGLTIIREPGEE, encoded by the coding sequence ATGGATAAAGTAACTTTAAGTATGTTGGAGTATGACAGAATGAAGGAAAGTATCATGGCATATGCGGTATCTTATGCAGGAAGAAAGAGAATCACAGAGCTTCAACCGATGGACCAAATGAGAGCCATTCAGCGAGCAATGGAAGAGACAGATGAGGCTAGGGCATTGCTGGAGAAAGGTGCAAGTATTCCTTTACCCTCTTTGGAGGGGGTTGATTATGTCATCTCTTTGCTGAATACAGGCTATATGTTCACGGAGCATGACTTTATGGCAGTATACACCTTTCTCAACAGTTGCAGTCAGTTGAAGAAATATATGGCGAGTAAAGGGGATATTGCACCTGTCATTAGTACGTATGCTTCTTCTCTGGATGAATTAACGAAAGTGAGAAGCGAGATTGAACGTTGTATTGAGTATGGCAGAGTGAGTGATCAAGCCAGTAAAAATCTAGAGAGGGTTCGTAAGAAAATCGTCGTAATTAAAGAGCGTATTCAGAAAAAGATAGCAACCATTCTTTCCAAGCACCAAGCAATTTTACAAGAAAACTTAGTTAGTGTTAGGAATGGACGATATGTGATTCCAGTAAAGAAGGAGTACCACAAGTTGGTTAAGGGAGTGGTGTTGGATCAATCAACTAGCGGGCAAACCGTCTATATGGAGCCAGATGAAATCTCGGATCTCCAAGTAGAGATGAATATGCTGGAGGCAGAAGAAGCAAGGGAGGAAGGGATTGTACTTCATGGACTAACACTTTTGCTCGAAGCAGATGCTACTGCCATCAAGCTGAACATTGAAATCACAGGGACGTATGATTTTATTATCGCTAAAGCTAAATATGCTCGGTCTATTGGAGGTGTCGCTGTTCAATTAAATGATCGTGGGTTAATCTCTATTCATGGAGCGAAGCATCCACTGCTTCTACAAAAGATGATTCCTCTATCTGTGGAAATGGGGCAGGGGTATCGATCATTAATTATTACAGGACCGAACACAGGTGGTAAGACGGTAGCGTTAAAAACATTAGGACTACTTACGCTTATGGTACAGTCAGGAATGCTAGTACCTGTCGAGCCAGGTAGCATGTTCGCTGTATTTTCCAATGTCATGACGGTTATTGGCGATGGTCAGAGTATCGAGCAGTCCCTAAGTACCTTCTCAGCACAAATTCAGCGGATCACTCATATGGTCAGGATTGCAGATAGGTCGACACTTTTACTGATTGATGAACTGGCAGCAGGTACTGACCCGGGAGAAGGAATGGCATTGTCGATTGCGATTCTGGAAGAATTGAACCGTAGAGGTGCCTGCATGATGGTCACAACACATTTCAACGAATTGAAGAGCTTTGCTTCCCGTACTGCTGGATTTCAGAATGCTAGAATGGAGTTCGATGTAGAGACGTTAGAGCCTTTGTACCGCTTAACCATTGGAGAGTCGGGACAAAGTTATGCCATTGAGATTGCTCAGAAACTCGGAATGGCCTCTATCATCGTGGATCGGTCACGGGATATCGTTACGAAACAACGTAGCTCGATTTCGGAAGATTGGAGGCAGCATATGTTCATCGAAGATCATGCAAACGCAAGTGATGGTGCTAATGAAGCGAATTTCGATACAACGTCAGTGACAATAGATAAGACAAATCCAGACAACCCGAAGAAACCTCCCACTCCTTCAGTAAAATTTCAAGTAGGGGATAGCGTCTATGCCAGCAATCTCGGAAGGACAGGAATTGTCTACAGACAAGAGGACGCGATGGGAATGGTGGGAGTGATGATTCAGAAGCAGAGGTTTCAAGTGAATAAGAAAAGACTGCAGCTATTTCTGGAGAAGGGAGAACTATATCCCGATGATTATGATTTAGATATTATTTTTGATTCCAAGGAGAACCGCAAGAAGAGAAAAGTCATGGGACGGAAACACATTGAAGGACTTACGATAATTCGTGAACCTGGGGAAGAGTAA
- a CDS encoding beta-galactosidase, translating to MPAKVYPPFSDKIPSMLHGADYNPDQWQQYPDVLTEDIRLMKLAKCNVMSVGIFAWASLEPEEGIFTFEWLDGVLDRFAKNGIYAFLATPSGARPAWMSAAYPEVLRVNRERVRNIHGFRHNHCYTSPVYRDKVEIMNSKLAERYSQHPAVIGWHISNEYGGDCHCDYCQEAFREWLKRKYVNLDALNHAWWTTFWSHTYSDWAQVESPSPRGEMMVHGQNLDWKRFVTDQTVDFYRHEIKPLKEINPALPATTNFMDLYEGLNYWKFADVVDVVSWDAYPTWHDASSDRKQATWFSFNHDIFRSIKGGQPFLLMESTPSLTNWQEVSKNKRPGMHLLSSLHAVAHGSDSVQYFQWRKSRGSSEKFHGAVVDHVGHEHTRVFRDVAEVGDALEKLNEVKGSSVQPEVAIIFDWENRWAIKDAQGPRNVGIKYEDTVIQHYQAFWDLGIPVAIIDMEQDLSAYKLVIAPMLYMVRPGVGERIEQLVQSGGTFVATYWSGIVDENDLCFLGGFPGPLRKTLGIWSEEIDGLHERDKNGFRMVEGNSLGLSGDYELSELCDLIHVEGAEVLASYTNDFYVGKPALTVNTLGKGQAYYIAARSDESFHTEFYRKLVTNLGISKVIDSLLPTGVTVQMRSDGESDFVFLLNFSGEKQEVTLDDHSYTDLLTEEAVQGNVHLQQAGAVVLKRPAKAY from the coding sequence ATGCCAGCAAAAGTATATCCACCTTTCAGTGATAAGATCCCTAGTATGTTACATGGGGCAGACTATAATCCAGATCAATGGCAACAATATCCTGACGTATTAACAGAAGATATTCGACTGATGAAGCTTGCGAAATGTAATGTGATGTCAGTTGGAATCTTTGCCTGGGCCTCCTTGGAGCCAGAAGAAGGAATATTTACGTTCGAATGGCTTGATGGGGTATTGGATCGCTTCGCGAAGAATGGAATCTATGCCTTCTTAGCGACACCGAGTGGTGCCAGACCTGCATGGATGTCGGCTGCATATCCAGAGGTGCTTCGCGTGAATCGTGAGCGTGTACGCAATATACATGGATTTCGGCATAACCATTGCTATACTTCTCCTGTGTATCGGGACAAAGTTGAGATCATGAATAGCAAACTCGCTGAACGTTATTCACAGCATCCAGCCGTCATTGGTTGGCATATCTCGAATGAATATGGTGGAGATTGTCACTGCGATTACTGTCAGGAAGCGTTTCGTGAATGGCTTAAACGTAAGTATGTGAATTTGGATGCCTTGAATCATGCGTGGTGGACAACGTTCTGGAGTCATACGTATAGTGATTGGGCGCAGGTCGAATCCCCTTCACCACGTGGTGAGATGATGGTACATGGTCAGAATCTGGATTGGAAGCGATTCGTAACGGATCAGACAGTAGACTTCTATCGTCATGAAATCAAACCATTGAAGGAGATTAATCCAGCATTACCTGCAACAACCAACTTCATGGATCTATATGAAGGATTAAACTATTGGAAATTCGCTGACGTGGTTGATGTTGTCTCCTGGGATGCTTATCCTACTTGGCATGATGCAAGTAGTGATCGTAAGCAAGCGACATGGTTCTCATTTAACCATGATATATTTCGTTCGATTAAAGGTGGTCAGCCATTCCTACTCATGGAGAGCACACCTAGCCTGACGAATTGGCAGGAAGTCAGTAAGAATAAGCGTCCTGGCATGCATCTACTATCATCCTTGCATGCGGTCGCTCATGGATCCGATTCAGTACAATACTTCCAATGGCGCAAGAGTCGAGGATCTAGCGAGAAGTTCCATGGTGCTGTTGTTGATCATGTTGGACATGAGCATACCCGTGTATTCCGCGATGTAGCAGAAGTTGGAGATGCACTAGAGAAGCTGAATGAAGTGAAGGGGAGTAGTGTACAACCAGAAGTAGCCATTATTTTTGATTGGGAGAATCGTTGGGCCATCAAAGATGCACAGGGGCCTCGTAATGTAGGAATTAAATATGAGGATACGGTGATCCAGCATTATCAGGCGTTCTGGGATTTAGGGATACCTGTTGCTATCATTGATATGGAGCAAGACCTTTCTGCTTATAAGCTGGTTATTGCACCTATGTTATATATGGTTCGACCTGGGGTAGGTGAACGAATTGAACAATTGGTACAGAGTGGTGGTACGTTCGTGGCAACCTATTGGTCTGGTATTGTCGATGAGAATGATCTATGTTTCTTAGGTGGTTTCCCCGGACCACTGCGCAAGACACTGGGGATCTGGTCAGAGGAGATCGATGGATTGCATGAACGGGATAAGAATGGATTCCGTATGGTGGAAGGGAATTCACTAGGATTATCAGGAGACTATGAGCTGAGTGAATTATGTGACCTTATTCATGTAGAAGGAGCAGAAGTACTAGCTAGTTATACTAATGATTTCTATGTAGGTAAACCAGCCTTAACTGTTAATACATTAGGAAAAGGCCAAGCGTACTATATCGCAGCACGTTCAGATGAAAGCTTCCATACCGAATTCTATCGTAAGCTTGTAACCAATCTTGGAATTTCTAAAGTGATCGATTCTTTGCTACCCACTGGTGTAACAGTTCAGATGCGCAGTGACGGTGAATCCGACTTCGTCTTTTTGTTGAATTTCAGCGGAGAGAAGCAAGAAGTCACTCTTGATGATCACTCCTATACTGATCTGTTGACGGAGGAAGCAGTTCAGGGTAACGTGCACCTACAGCAAGCTGGAGCAGTTGTATTGAAACGGCCAGCGAAAGCCTATTGA
- a CDS encoding carbohydrate ABC transporter permease encodes MYHKTLSYRVFNVINICFMIIIALLCIIPLVHVLAVSFSSKAAADANLVGLWPIDFTIESYKKTMSNPIFVHSIWVSIKRTVIGTGLTLLLAFLAAYPLSKEDSAFKGRNIYSWLFVFTMIFSGGLVPFYIVIQKIGLMDSFWVLVLPGAVNVYLTILLLNFFRGVPKEMEEAALIDGAGHFRVMFSIYLPVSLPAIATLALFSMVTQWNSWFDGLLYINNSKDYPLATFLQTVIIQRDMSSMSINPKEMELISTKTVKSAQIFIGALPILIVYPFLQKYFASGLVMGSVKE; translated from the coding sequence ATGTATCACAAAACATTATCATATCGTGTATTTAATGTTATTAACATTTGCTTCATGATCATCATTGCGTTGTTATGTATCATTCCACTTGTTCATGTATTAGCTGTATCATTTAGCTCCAAAGCAGCAGCAGACGCAAATTTAGTTGGATTATGGCCGATAGATTTTACGATTGAATCTTATAAAAAGACGATGTCTAATCCCATTTTCGTACATTCGATCTGGGTATCAATTAAAAGAACAGTCATTGGTACAGGATTAACACTATTATTAGCCTTTCTTGCAGCCTACCCACTATCTAAAGAGGATTCGGCATTCAAAGGAAGAAATATATACTCGTGGTTGTTTGTGTTTACGATGATCTTTAGTGGGGGACTCGTTCCATTCTACATCGTCATTCAGAAGATCGGACTGATGGATTCCTTCTGGGTGCTTGTACTACCAGGTGCGGTTAATGTGTATCTTACGATTCTGCTTCTTAACTTTTTCCGTGGTGTACCTAAAGAGATGGAGGAAGCGGCATTAATTGATGGTGCAGGGCATTTTCGGGTTATGTTCAGTATCTATTTACCCGTATCACTACCTGCGATTGCAACATTAGCACTATTCAGCATGGTGACACAATGGAACTCATGGTTTGATGGTCTACTGTATATTAATAATTCGAAAGATTATCCTCTGGCCACCTTTTTGCAAACGGTTATTATTCAAAGAGATATGAGTTCAATGAGTATTAATCCAAAGGAAATGGAGTTAATCTCTACGAAGACGGTGAAATCGGCACAAATTTTTATTGGTGCATTACCTATCCTAATTGTATATCCATTCTTACAGAAGTATTTCGCATCAGGTCTCGTAATGGGTTCGGTTAAGGAATAG
- a CDS encoding ABC transporter permease, whose protein sequence is MGTLKKNWQFHLMLLPSLLFLIIFNFIPMGGVVMAFQNFKPWLGISGSEWVGLDNFRYLFERQDSIQVIWNTLVIAVLKLVFNLSVPFVFSLLLNELRKMFFKRFVQTLVYLPHFLSWVILGGILIDILSTDGGIVNRVLVGVFGIEPIFFLGKGNWFRFTVIVSDVWKEFGFGTVVFLAALANINPSLYEAAEVDGASRLKQTIHITIPSMIPIAIVVGTLALGNVLNAGFDQIFNLYNSLVYEKGDIIDTFVYRTAILNGEMGFGTAIGLFKSVISMILILISYRLAYKWANYRIF, encoded by the coding sequence ATGGGAACTTTAAAAAAGAACTGGCAATTTCATCTGATGTTGTTGCCTTCACTTCTATTCCTTATCATCTTTAACTTTATTCCAATGGGCGGCGTGGTGATGGCTTTTCAGAATTTTAAGCCGTGGCTTGGAATATCAGGGTCTGAGTGGGTGGGATTAGATAATTTTCGTTATTTATTCGAAAGACAAGATAGCATTCAAGTCATCTGGAACACACTAGTTATTGCGGTATTGAAATTAGTCTTTAATTTAAGTGTTCCTTTTGTATTCTCTTTATTACTAAATGAGCTTCGTAAAATGTTCTTCAAACGATTCGTACAAACATTAGTGTATCTTCCCCATTTCCTATCATGGGTGATCTTGGGAGGGATATTAATTGATATTCTCTCAACAGATGGAGGAATTGTTAATCGAGTGTTGGTCGGAGTGTTCGGTATAGAACCGATCTTCTTTCTTGGTAAAGGAAACTGGTTCAGATTCACTGTTATCGTATCCGATGTATGGAAGGAATTCGGATTTGGTACCGTGGTATTCTTAGCTGCCTTGGCTAATATTAATCCATCGCTCTATGAGGCAGCGGAGGTTGATGGGGCTAGTCGCTTGAAACAAACCATTCATATCACGATTCCATCAATGATTCCTATAGCAATAGTTGTAGGTACTTTAGCACTTGGGAATGTGCTAAACGCAGGATTTGATCAGATTTTTAACTTATACAATTCATTGGTCTACGAGAAAGGTGACATCATTGATACATTTGTATACCGGACAGCGATCTTAAATGGAGAGATGGGATTCGGAACTGCGATTGGCCTCTTCAAGTCCGTGATCAGTATGATCTTGATTCTAATCTCATACCGTTTAGCTTATAAATGGGCAAACTACCGAATTTTCTAG
- a CDS encoding extracellular solute-binding protein: MKAFSRKGLLSVCLLMVVAIVAGCSGNKNEGSQVTDKNQPATSETANIENAYKDKYDTPVTITTVWGVDPELKFKNGETIENNVATQWAKDTLGIEIRSLWSVTDTNGAFATKMRLAMSSGQEMPDVVTIGDAQLAQDLIDSGMFREVGSLFDQYASDAWKQAVEIDNHVWDTYIRNGEKMGIPVLDYAYNHDYLLWIRHDWLEKLGLEAPKTLDELEIVMEAFKNNNPDGLAPDEVVPLSIGFKNSWNSWMADPSWVFGAYGTIPQQWNVGTDGKLEYGSINSGSKQALQKINEWFTKGYIPKEAALWDENKASEPAVAGKAGIIPGPYWMSGWPLSDTVKNVEGAVWKPIAIPTGPDGKAGRHGTHFTNGVVLINKDMKNPEALFTYQNYMFNNLANPEVGSEFDNGLFKGYDYDVDASGKVLHLDDIPGGYVNSIRYLLVRDGARIPDAQMKALLNLANGQEAKTKLELEVKNNYGAETPAAAKVLLEQDSISMKNMFTGPTTTTMKSKMDYLNKIESQAFNEIIYGEKSVDSFDQFVETWKSSGGDQITQEVNDWYDTVK, encoded by the coding sequence ATGAAGGCCTTCTCAAGGAAAGGGTTGTTATCGGTATGCCTATTGATGGTAGTAGCCATTGTAGCGGGATGTTCTGGTAATAAGAATGAGGGAAGTCAAGTTACGGACAAGAACCAACCAGCTACGAGTGAAACCGCAAATATTGAAAACGCATACAAAGATAAATACGATACACCTGTGACGATCACGACTGTGTGGGGTGTAGATCCGGAACTTAAATTTAAGAATGGCGAGACGATTGAGAACAATGTAGCAACCCAATGGGCGAAAGATACACTTGGTATTGAGATTAGATCTCTGTGGTCTGTAACAGATACCAATGGTGCATTTGCCACAAAAATGAGACTTGCGATGTCATCTGGGCAGGAAATGCCTGATGTTGTTACGATTGGTGATGCACAACTTGCTCAAGACTTGATAGATTCAGGAATGTTTAGGGAAGTAGGGTCACTTTTTGACCAATACGCTTCTGATGCTTGGAAGCAAGCGGTTGAGATTGACAATCATGTGTGGGACACATACATTCGCAATGGTGAAAAGATGGGAATTCCAGTATTAGATTACGCATATAACCATGATTATTTACTTTGGATTCGTCACGATTGGTTGGAAAAATTAGGATTAGAAGCGCCTAAGACGTTAGATGAATTAGAGATCGTGATGGAGGCATTTAAGAATAACAATCCAGATGGTCTTGCACCTGATGAAGTCGTACCGCTTAGTATTGGCTTCAAAAATTCATGGAACTCATGGATGGCTGATCCATCTTGGGTATTCGGAGCATATGGAACTATTCCACAACAATGGAATGTTGGTACGGATGGGAAGCTGGAGTACGGTTCTATTAACTCTGGTAGCAAACAGGCGTTACAGAAGATTAACGAATGGTTCACCAAAGGGTATATTCCTAAGGAAGCAGCGTTGTGGGATGAGAATAAGGCCTCAGAACCTGCTGTTGCAGGGAAAGCGGGAATTATACCAGGTCCTTACTGGATGAGTGGTTGGCCATTGTCAGATACAGTGAAGAATGTGGAAGGTGCGGTATGGAAGCCGATTGCTATTCCTACCGGTCCAGATGGTAAAGCGGGACGGCATGGTACGCATTTCACGAATGGTGTTGTGTTAATTAATAAGGATATGAAGAATCCAGAAGCGTTATTCACTTATCAGAACTATATGTTTAACAATTTAGCTAATCCTGAAGTAGGTAGTGAATTTGATAATGGTCTATTTAAAGGGTATGACTATGATGTTGATGCCAGTGGAAAGGTACTACACTTGGACGATATTCCAGGTGGTTATGTAAACAGTATACGTTATCTGCTTGTTCGCGACGGAGCACGTATCCCTGATGCTCAGATGAAGGCACTATTGAATCTAGCTAACGGCCAAGAAGCTAAGACCAAACTTGAACTTGAAGTGAAGAATAATTATGGAGCAGAGACTCCAGCGGCTGCTAAAGTATTATTAGAGCAAGATAGTATTTCAATGAAGAATATGTTCACGGGTCCAACAACAACTACGATGAAATCGAAGATGGATTATTTGAACAAAATCGAAAGCCAAGCCTTTAACGAAATTATATATGGAGAAAAATCGGTAGATTCTTTTGATCAATTTGTAGAAACATGGAAGAGCTCTGGTGGTGACCAAATCACTCAAGAAGTTAATGACTGGTATGACACAGTCAAATAA
- a CDS encoding response regulator — translation MIELLLVDDESYVTESIAQTIQWSEMGISKVYQASSAAEALQVLEEQSIDIVVTDIRMPEMDGLQLIELVAERWENTRCILLTGDTDFQYAKKAIQLQAFDYILKPVNDDEFVSIISNAVELLQDEWEQAERYQQLLYDRKSDFTVLKANLMHDLLLGRTLSTKIIRDKCNQYEIPLRVDESAMMMLIPLPKTFASMDHHSISLMEYAIGNIAEEVFSEDYHIWHSKSPHDCLIIMATLKTSLEHTSEINRNVREHHREQLTKLVQILQRNVSNYLKGDISIVLTEWFEFPVGIAAAYRAGLSAIFKTETQGSDRLLFIEDLTQGRESVIKAIEMLYKPPTLIHLLESKQWESAQDKIDSVFRDMERVSYMREHLYEVFLSITNAFLYIAHKHGVFMHQIDHSGFDLFIDQRIIHSLDTLKSWSTEMMDKLKRELYTNDEYTNSYIIKQVHEIVDNHLGQDTSVKSIADKVFLHPVYLSKIYKTETGESLSDYMIRKRMERALYLLKNSNMKIYEITSELGYQNPQYFSKMFKKYYGVTPHEYREH, via the coding sequence ATGATTGAATTATTATTAGTGGATGATGAGTCATATGTAACCGAGAGTATAGCGCAGACTATCCAGTGGAGTGAAATGGGAATTAGTAAGGTATATCAAGCGAGTTCTGCAGCGGAAGCATTGCAAGTGCTGGAAGAGCAATCGATCGACATCGTCGTAACGGATATTCGCATGCCTGAAATGGATGGGTTACAGTTGATCGAACTTGTTGCAGAAAGATGGGAGAACACGCGGTGTATTTTACTTACAGGTGATACAGACTTTCAATATGCGAAGAAAGCCATTCAATTACAAGCTTTTGATTATATATTAAAACCTGTTAATGATGATGAATTTGTGTCAATTATTTCGAATGCAGTAGAATTGCTGCAGGATGAATGGGAACAGGCTGAGAGATACCAGCAATTGCTCTATGACCGTAAGTCTGACTTTACAGTGTTGAAGGCGAATTTAATGCATGATCTACTCCTTGGGCGTACGCTATCAACTAAGATCATTCGAGATAAATGTAACCAATATGAAATACCGCTCCGAGTAGACGAGTCAGCTATGATGATGCTTATTCCTTTACCGAAGACATTTGCTTCAATGGACCATCATTCCATTTCACTTATGGAGTATGCCATTGGCAATATTGCGGAGGAAGTATTCTCTGAGGATTATCATATATGGCACAGTAAATCCCCTCATGACTGTCTGATTATCATGGCAACACTAAAAACTTCATTGGAACATACTTCAGAAATAAATAGGAATGTGAGAGAACATCATAGAGAACAACTAACAAAACTAGTCCAAATTTTACAGAGAAATGTTAGTAATTATTTAAAAGGTGATATTTCAATTGTATTGACAGAGTGGTTCGAGTTCCCAGTGGGGATAGCTGCGGCATACCGAGCGGGATTAAGTGCTATTTTTAAGACTGAGACTCAAGGCTCTGATCGTCTTCTATTTATAGAGGATCTTACTCAAGGTAGAGAGTCTGTTATTAAAGCTATTGAGATGTTATACAAGCCACCGACGCTCATTCATTTGTTGGAATCGAAACAATGGGAATCCGCTCAGGACAAAATAGACAGTGTATTCCGTGATATGGAACGAGTATCTTATATGCGGGAGCATTTGTATGAGGTCTTCTTGTCTATAACCAATGCCTTCTTATATATTGCACATAAGCATGGTGTGTTCATGCATCAAATTGATCATTCTGGATTCGACTTATTCATAGATCAGAGGATTATTCATTCTTTAGATACACTGAAAAGCTGGTCAACCGAGATGATGGATAAGCTAAAAAGAGAATTATATACAAACGATGAATATACGAATAGTTATATTATCAAACAAGTTCATGAAATCGTAGACAATCATTTGGGACAGGACACATCAGTTAAGTCGATTGCAGATAAAGTATTCCTGCATCCAGTGTATCTATCGAAGATTTATAAGACGGAGACAGGGGAAAGCTTGAGTGATTATATGATTCGGAAACGGATGGAGCGTGCACTATATTTATTGAAGAATAGTAATATGAAGATTTATGAGATTACGAGTGAACTCGGGTATCAGAACCCACAATATTTCAGCAAAATGTTTAAAAAATACTATGGAGTGACACCTCATGAATATCGTGAACATTAA
- a CDS encoding sensor histidine kinase: MPKYNFFKKIILMILMMLIPIVGLYFYSNQTTTDVLKSELNKSNESQLTFFQSQVNMNFDLLSILPNQLIHDPDISSFRDIYLNEPYLNLDAITLVKRIQEKLSLQQSSLNWKSELFIYSPSLSRVVSLNDVKSYNDADLKQMISPGWQVTPQGEGNEETFQFSMFTVSPYSAFLDPQDANLIIEIRFNSRSLEEMLDKFKSDGRRDPFYYRKDLGVIYNHTSDRNLVAQLIQELEESDLQQDRVHRRVELSGESYMVNIVLSETTGWYLIDYMPLSEIMHPIEQSNLLFYIAIGALLLMSSVSSYMLYAQVQVPMMKLVHSFQLLKNGDYSVRMVPRGNSEFSFVFTRFNSMVAQIQELFEKVYLEKIHVREARLKQLQSQINPHFFYNCFSFISSMAKLKNYHAVVAMSQNLSNYYRYTTRQEREVVPLTEEIAFVTNYLEIQKMRMSRLDYSVDLPPEMLKQLDIPSLIIQPLVENAVIHGIESNAGPGLVRITGQMDEQGITLIVEDNGKGMKERELLSLQYKLTRPVEGEMGYGLWNIQQRMQLRYGEGSGLTLCDSELGGLKAILFWKFV, encoded by the coding sequence ATGCCTAAGTATAACTTTTTCAAAAAAATAATATTAATGATTCTAATGATGTTAATCCCAATAGTAGGATTGTATTTTTATTCAAATCAGACGACAACAGATGTCCTAAAATCAGAATTGAATAAATCCAATGAGAGTCAGTTAACATTCTTTCAGAGTCAAGTGAATATGAACTTTGATCTGTTATCTATATTACCTAATCAATTGATCCATGATCCTGATATATCTAGTTTTCGTGATATCTATTTGAATGAGCCTTATTTGAATCTCGACGCCATTACGCTTGTAAAGCGAATACAGGAGAAATTAAGTCTTCAGCAAAGTTCTTTAAATTGGAAGAGTGAATTATTCATCTATTCACCATCATTAAGTCGTGTTGTATCACTGAATGATGTCAAATCCTATAACGATGCTGATTTAAAACAAATGATATCTCCCGGTTGGCAAGTTACTCCACAAGGTGAAGGTAATGAAGAAACCTTTCAATTCTCAATGTTTACAGTATCTCCTTATTCAGCCTTCTTAGATCCGCAAGATGCTAATCTTATCATTGAGATTAGGTTCAACAGTAGGAGCCTTGAGGAAATGCTCGATAAATTTAAGAGTGACGGTCGCCGGGATCCATTCTATTACAGGAAGGATCTGGGTGTGATTTATAATCATACTTCTGATCGAAATTTAGTAGCACAACTCATTCAAGAACTGGAGGAGTCAGACTTACAACAGGATAGAGTGCATCGACGTGTGGAACTTAGCGGTGAAAGTTATATGGTTAATATTGTATTGTCGGAGACAACGGGGTGGTATTTGATTGATTATATGCCGTTATCTGAAATTATGCATCCGATCGAGCAGTCAAATCTATTATTCTATATAGCGATTGGGGCCTTGCTCTTGATGAGTTCTGTTTCATCCTACATGTTATATGCACAGGTTCAGGTGCCTATGATGAAGCTTGTTCACAGCTTCCAACTTCTGAAGAATGGGGATTATTCAGTTCGTATGGTTCCGCGAGGAAATAGTGAATTTAGTTTCGTATTTACTAGATTCAACTCCATGGTAGCCCAGATTCAAGAGCTTTTTGAGAAAGTGTATTTGGAAAAGATCCATGTGCGTGAAGCGAGATTGAAGCAGTTACAATCACAGATAAACCCGCATTTCTTCTACAATTGTTTCTCTTTTATTTCTAGTATGGCTAAACTCAAGAACTACCATGCTGTCGTGGCCATGTCTCAGAACCTATCTAATTATTATCGATATACGACTCGTCAGGAACGGGAAGTAGTTCCGTTAACGGAGGAAATAGCTTTTGTAACCAATTATTTAGAAATACAGAAGATGAGAATGAGTCGTCTCGATTACAGTGTTGATCTGCCCCCCGAGATGCTTAAACAACTGGATATTCCTTCACTTATTATTCAACCTTTGGTTGAGAATGCTGTTATTCATGGGATTGAATCGAATGCCGGACCTGGTCTAGTGCGAATCACGGGGCAGATGGATGAACAAGGCATAACTTTGATCGTAGAAGATAATGGGAAAGGGATGAAGGAGCGCGAGCTTCTGTCACTACAATATAAACTTACACGACCTGTTGAGGGGGAGATGGGTTATGGACTTTGGAATATTCAACAAAGAATGCAACTTAGGTATGGGGAAGGCTCAGGATTGACATTATGTGATTCAGAGTTAGGTGGACTGAAAGCTATATTATTCTGGAAATTCGTATGA